The DNA segment GAATTTAATCCCGGCCCAGAACTGAGGAGACTGATGTTGCGAAAGAACCCACTTGTCGAAATCATTTTTTGATTCCCCATAGAGATTTAAAGGTCTGAGTTTTTCAACGATGCGGTGGTCATCATCATAGCCCAATTCACCCATACCGTAAGTCGCGGCTGATGAAGCATAGATCAGCCGGATGCCATGACGGACGCATGCATTCCAGACCGATTTGGAGTAATTCAGGTTCAATTTGTCGAAAACCGAACGGTCAGACTCCGTAGTATCAGTCCTGGCACCCATATGGAAGACAAATTCCACTTCATTTGCATGATTTTCTATCCAGCCGCTGAAAAGATCCCGGTCTACCTTTTCCAGGTAAGCTTTGTGAATATAATTGTTCTCTTTTTCAGGATGCGAAAAATCATCAACAAGGATGATATCCTTATATCCCTTGTTATTCAGCTTGCCCACAAGGCAACTTCCGATAAATCCTGCGGCTCCTGTAACAACGATCTTGCTCATTTTCGACTCTGTTATGAACGATACTCAAAATTACAATTAATCTGCTAAATCCTTATCTCTACCTCCACTTTTTTGAATCCATCTGAGGATTTATTATTTATCTTTGCACCCTCCATACCTTAAATAAATAAGACAAATAATCAATAAACTTATAAATCATTTTTAAAATGAACCTGAATCATTTACGTTTTACTATCGCTCTTCTTATAACCATGGTCCTGTTTGGATTCTCTTCATGGGCCCAGATCAGTGAAGGTGGAATCCCGCTGAGCTTTACAACGAATAACCTGGCTTTTCAGTTCGATCAGAAAGAATTTGCTAAACCAGACATGGCGCAGTTAGTCCTTGAAGACCAGCTTAATGCTGAATCCAAATTCCCGTCGCCTGAAAGGATGGCCGTTTCCGTTCCTGTTAATTTGGATTTAAAAACTGCCGGAAGCTGGGAAACCCTGGCAGATGGTTTACTTATATGGCGGTTAAAGATCACAGTTCCCGGTGCCCTTGCACTTGGGGTATATTATGATCATTTCCACATGCCTGAAGGAAGCAAATTGTTCCTTTACAATGAAGCTAAAACCCAGGTTATTGGAGCTTTCACATCTCAAAACAATCATGAGTCTGGCTTATTTGCTACCGAATTCATCCAGGGAGAAACTGTCACACTGGAATACACTGAGCCGGCAGGAACAATTGAAGAGGCTGTAATCAGCATTTCAGAGGTTGCCTATGCCTATCGTTTCATTGAATTCTCAAACAACGGGCGCGATCAATCATGGCCATGTATGATCAATGTGGCTTGTTCAGAAGGAGATGGCTGGGGAGATCAGATCAAAGGTATCGCCAGGTTATTGACCAAGATCGGCTATAATTATTACTGGTGCTCCGGTTCATTAATCAATAACACCAGCAACAACCGGATTCCATACTTGCTCACTGCTGAGCATTGCGGTACAGGTGCCAGTACATCAGATCTTAACCAATGGATGTTTTATTTTAATTACCAGTCCGCCACCTGTACCGGAAATTATGGTTCTTCCGGCAATACTGTAACCGGATGTGCACTTAAGGCAAAAGATCCGCTCACCACCGGATTTGATGGTGGAGACTTCGAACTTGTACAACTCAACGGCACCCCTCCTTCCTCTTATAATGTATACTACAATGGATGGAACCGCACCAATATCCCGGCTGACAGTGGGGTTTGCCTTCATCATCCTAATGGTGATATTAAAAAGATTTCGACCTATCTCACTCCGATGATCTCTTCCACATCGTGGAACGGGACTCCATCCCATTGGAGGATCACATGGTCGGCGACCGAGCATGGCCGTTCCATTATGCAGCCAGGTTCCTCCGGTTCACCGATATTTGATCAGGATCATTATATCATGGGCGACCTCTCTGGCGGATATGAAACTAATTCTTGCGATACCCCTTCCCCTGCCTGGTATGGAAAGGTTTGGTACGGTTGGGATCAGAACGGGAATACACCTGCTACACGGCTCAAAGACTGGCTCGATCCGACTAACACGGGAATCTCCAAACAACCAGGCCTTTCTTCCCAGATCTTACCTCCGGTCGTCGATTTCACTTCGGATACCACCCACGTAAACCAGTATACACCCGTACAGTTCACCGACCTGACGACAGGAAACCCGGCGACATCATGGACATGGTCCTTTCCCGGCGCTACACCTGACTCTTCCAACGAGCAAAATCCATCCGTCACTTATAATGAATACGGTGTGTTCGATGTTTCGCTGACGGTCGAAAACCCTGATGGCACTGATACCGAAACCAAGACCGGTTACATGACAGTCGACCAGGTTTTAGCACCTGAAGCTGATTTTATAGCCAGCCAGGTAGAGATTACTGAAGGTGAAATGATTGATTTTACTGACTTTTCCGTGAATAACCCCATCGCCTGGACCTGGGTTTTCGAAGGCGGGGAGCCTATCACTTCAAATGACCAAAATCCTGATTCGGTCGTCTACAGCACGCCCGGCGTGTTTGATGTAACCCTTACATCTGCCAACAACGCTGGCTCTGATACTGAACTCAAGGAAAATTATATCACCGTGAATGCCGGTCTGCCGCCAACTTCCGATTTCTACGCTGATGTGACGGAAATTGAGGTCGGAGATACGGTTAATTTCTTCGATCTGTCCATAGGCGGTCCCACTCAGTGGACCTGGACTTTTGAGGGTGCAACGCCCGGGGGATCAGGACAACAAAACCCGATAGATATAGTTTATCCGACAGAAGGTGCCTTTAATGTCCAGCTCAGAACTAAAAATACTTTCGGTAATAACACTATGTTAAAAGAAGACTACATCGCTGTGGGTAATGTCAGTGTGAAAGAAATGAGCCATAACCAGGGTGCGGTAATATATCCCAACCCGAGCCATGGTGAAGTAAGAGTCAGATTGTTGGGAGGCATGGAGGCATGGGGGCATGGGGGCATGGTTGAGGTATCTGTGATTAATTCCATAGGAAATGTGATCATGACCATAAACAATGATTTGTCAGACCGTGAACTGGCCATTGACCTGGGTGACCAACCAGACGGGCTTTACATTATCCGGATCATGTCAGATGATCGTTCGGTTCAGAAGAAATTATCCCTCTTTAAATAGGAAAGATCGATTTTAATCAATGAAGTTATCTTTTATAATATTCATTCTTTTTTTAACCTCTTCCCCTCTTCCCCTCTTCCCCCAGATATCCCAGGGCGGGATGCCGGCCAGTTTCAATAGGTCACTCCTGGTTGACATCCCTGAAGTTTCTTTACCGGTTCCTGCATTTGATAAAATCAGGGCTGAAGATGATGAAGCTGAAAAGCAGGGTTTTCCCAGGCGTGTTGGCGTGGCAGTCAAAGCCGGTATTGACGTGATCCGCGATGGCAAATTGGACGTACTGCCAGATGGTACCCACATATGGCGGATTTCGGTTTCATGCAATGGGGCGCTTGCTATAAGCCCTTATTTTGATGATTTTAGCCTGATTGGCGGATGCCGGATGTTTGTGTATGATGAATCAAAAAAAGTCATACTGGGGGCATATACTTTCTTTAATAATAAAGAAAACCGTTTATTTTCAACCGAATTGGTTCCCGGCGACCACCTGGTCATTGAAATTAACGCCGACCCGGCGATTACAGCGCTTCCTTCCTGCGTGGTTTCAGAAATCTCTTATGTTTACCGTGATTTGCCTGATTTCGTTAGAAACCGGGGGACCGCAGATGACTGTGAAGTAAATATCAATTGCCCTGAGGGTGATAACTGGCAAAACCAGAAACGCGGTGTAGCCAGGATTTATGTCAAGCATGACGGCGGGTTCTTCTGGTGCACAGGTTCGTTGCTTAACAATATACTAAAAAACCGGGAGCCGTATTTTCTGACTGCCGATCATTGCGCACCGGATGTCACACCCGCAGAGCTTTCGGAATGGATATTTTATTTCAATTTCGAAGCGCCAGGTTGTGAAAACCCTACATTCAATCCCACCCCGAACAGCCTGGACGGAGCGGTCAAACTGGCCAACGCCAATACCAATGGTTCTGACTTTTTGCTCCTCCGCTTTGATAATGAAGTCCCGGAGAATTATGAACCCTATTTCAATGGCTGGAATATTGATAACCAGGCAAGCCCGAATGGGGTTACCATTCATCATCCTGCCGGAGATATCAAAAAGATATCCACCTATACGGTTCCCCTTCAATCTTCCCAATGGTCAGGCACTTTAGGGACACATTGGCTGGTTTATTGGTCGGAAACAGAGAGTGGCTGGGGTGTCACAGAGGGTGGTTCATCAGGTTCACCATTGTTCGATTATGCAGGGAAGATTGTCGGCACGCTGACTGGTGGACAGGCAGCTTGCGATTCTGACGGCGGCGGTGCCGGCACTGGCCCGGACCAGCCCGACTATTATGGAAAGTTCTCTTATTCCTGGGATCAGAATGGCAGTGAACCCTCCCGGCAATTAAAATACTGGCTGGATCCTCTTAACTCAGGGGTGACTTCCCTGACCGGTATGAATGCCAGTTTAACAGCAGCATTTCTGGCCGATAAAACACTTCTGCTGATCGGTAACACAGTAAAATACAGCAATTTATCTTCCGGCTTACCGGTATCCTGGGAATGGACCTTTGAAGGTGGTGATCCGGAATCTTATTCGGGTGCAGAACCGCCGGAAATAAAGTATCTGGCCGGCGGCATGTTTGATACAAAACTTATCGTATCGGATGGTGCCGATTACGATACCCTCCTTTTAACAGATTACATCCATGTTGTCGGAAAAGTCTTTCCAAATCCCGTTTCTGATTTTGTAAACATTTACCTGGAGGCAGAATTACCGGTAGTAATAAAGGCAGAGGTCTTTAATATTATAGGCCAGAAAGTACTTGAGAAAGAATTTCCCGACCAGGATTCCAGGTTGTTGACAATTGACCTATCCTCACTTTCTGCAGGTATTTACGTCGTGCGACTGCAGGTTAAGCAGCAGTTTATATGGGCTAAGGTAATGGTCAGCCGGTTAGGTCCCTCCAAATAAAAACCTATCCCTCCTGGTAAGGAAGGATAGGCATATTGTTGCTGTCTTTTCGGGTAGTGTATTGTTCAATTCATCGATAATTATTTGCTCAGTAGTTCGTTAATTTATACTGCAAAACTAATCCTGAAATCCATTATTTCAAACTTAGTCTCAATCCGCCTTTTAATTTATCACTTGTTTTCAGGTTATTGAGCCGGCAGAGCGCTTTGAGACGGATACCATAATCCTGGGAGATCGAATGTAAGCTCTCCCCTGGCTGGACTTTATGAAAATCATATATTGCTTTCCTCTTTTTCTTTTCCAGGTAAACTTTTTGCCCCGGCTGCAATATATCCTTGCCTGATAAATCATTATACTCCCGGATCTGCCATGAATAAATATTAAACTCCCCGGAAATCCTGAAAAAATCATCGCCTTCCCTGGCTAAAATAAATTTAACTCCATTATTAATAAAAATGAACCGGTCGTTCCCGCCTTGTCCGGATAATTCAAATACCTGGGGCGGTACAGATGGAAGTTCTGAGTTCTGAGTTCTGAGTTCTGAGTTCTGACTGTTGACTGCCGACTGCCGACTGCCGACTTTGTCGAGCTCCCACAAGTCATTCTCCTCAATAATCCGGATCAATATCTCAGGATACCTCGGGTTGGTGGCATAACCGGCCTGCTTCAGGCCATAAGCCCAACCCTTGTAATCGGTTATGTCAAGATCGAAAAGAGTTTTATAACGGTCGCGGGTGGTCAGGAATTCGGAATGGTCGCGGTAAGAATCTTCCACATTCCCGTATTTACGAAAACATTCATCTTTTATGTCATCATCCTGATGATAGGTTTTGCCCGTCCATTCCTTATGACATTTGATGCCGAAGTGGTTATTCGCTTTCAGAGCCAGCTGGCTGTTGCCATTTTCCGATTCGAGAATTCCCTGCGCCAGGGTGATACTGGCAGGAATATTATACTTCTTCATCTCTTCAATGGCCATGTCTTTGTAAAGTTCAATATATTCCTCAACGGTATGCTTAGCCTGAGCATGCCCTGTAAAACTGACGGCACAGAGAATAAACAATATAATTAAATAAGACCTCTTCATAGAATGAAAATCATCAGCAAAAATACAGGTCATTAGTAACGGATTTCAGTTGATTTATTGCTTTTATTCACAAAGCATTGTTTATCGAATATTATCATTTAATAGAACACGGATGACACGAATGCAACGGATGACCGCGGATTATTAAAAGATGTTAATTTTGAATTTTGAATTTTGAATTTTGAATTCAGACCTAATCATTCGCTATTTTCCTGATCTGAGCACTCATCAAATCAATCAGTTTGAGCAACTCGGGCCGCTTTATCAGGAATGGAACGCCCTGATCAACGTCATCTCCAGGCAGGATATTGACAACCTTTATGAAAGACATGTACTTCATTCCCTGGGCATTGCTAAAGTCATTGATTTCAAACCCCGGACAAAAATCCTTGATGCTGGCACCGGAGGTGGATTCCCGGGCATCCCGCTGGCTATTCTTTTCCCGCAAGCCCATTTTCATCTTATCGACAGCACTGCCAAAAAGTTGACAGTAGTTCAAAATATTGCGGGCGAGACCGGGTTGAATAATATCACGACGGAACACAGCCGCCTGGAAGATCACCGTGGTGTATATGATTTTATCGTCAGCCGGGCTGTCACATCACTTCCTGAATTCTCCAGGCTGGTTTCGCACCTTCTTTCAGATGTAAGTAATAATGCAATCTCCAATGGGATCCTTTATCTGAAAGGCGGTGATATCGATAAAGAATTGAAGAGCATGGAGGCATGGGGGCATGGAGGCATGGAAGCGGGGAAGCATAGCATCTACCCGCTATCTGATTTCTTTACAGAAGAATTTTTCCTGACAAAAAAGGTTATTCATATCTATTAATATTATTTCTGCCTGCCGGAATAATTTTTTTATGTTCTTTTTGAATTTATTTATCTTCGCTGATCTTTTAAAAATACTTACGAAAAACTTAAAAGTTACGATTATGGTAGAAGCAATCAGAAAAACGTTGCGTGATTCAAAAGTTGCCCGCTGGACAGCACTTGCGGTGGTAGCTTTCACTATGCTAACCGGTTATTATTTAACGGATGTAATGGCTCCCCTGAAAGGACTTCTTGAAGGGCAATTACAATGGGATAGCTCAGAATTTGGTTTTTTTACTAGTGCTTACGGATGGTTTAATGTATTTCTTTTAATGCTGATTATTGGTGGGATTATTCTGGATAAAATGGGTGTGCGTTTTACTGGATTAATGGCGGCAATGATCATGGTTGCAGGTACTGCCATTAAATATTGGGCAGTATCCACACATTCACTTGACGGAACAACATGGCATATCTTATTTTGGGAGGCAAAGGCACAGGTATTCATGGCCGGACTTGGTTTTGCAATTTTTGGTGTTGGAGTGGAGGTTGCAGGTATTACCGTTTCAAAAATAATTGTAAAATGGTTTAAAGGAAAAGAATTAGCTCTAGCTATGGGACTTGAAATGGCTACTGCACGTTTAGGTACAGCTCTTGCTCTAAGTACATCAGTTCCTATTGCCAAAGCTTTCAACAATGTGTCTGCGCCCATTTTGGTATGCTTAATTATGCTCTGTATCGGTTTAATTGCATTTATCATTTACACATTTATGGATAAAAAATTAGATGCATCACAAGCCGTTTATGATGCAGCTAATAAGACTGTAGATACAGAAGAGGCATTTCGCATATCAGATATTTGGAAAATTGTCGGTAATAAAGGCTGGTGGTATATTGCAATCCTCTGTGTGCTTTTCTACTCTGCCGTTTTCCCTTTCCTGAAATATGCCACAGATTTAATGGTTCAAAGATTTAATATAAATGAGGATGTGGCTGGAATAATTCCAGCTATGCTTCCCTTCGGAACAATTTTATTAACACCTCTTTTTGGCAACTTATATGATCGTAAAGGTAAAGGCGCTACGATTATGATAATTGGTTCAATATTGCTAATATTCGTTCATACTATGTTTGCAATTCCTTTTATAAATCAATGGTTTATTGCAATATTGTTAAT comes from the Bacteroidales bacterium genome and includes:
- a CDS encoding glucosaminidase domain-containing protein → MTCIFADDFHSMKRSYLIILFILCAVSFTGHAQAKHTVEEYIELYKDMAIEEMKKYNIPASITLAQGILESENGNSQLALKANNHFGIKCHKEWTGKTYHQDDDIKDECFRKYGNVEDSYRDHSEFLTTRDRYKTLFDLDITDYKGWAYGLKQAGYATNPRYPEILIRIIEENDLWELDKVGSRQSAVNSQNSELRTQNSELPSVPPQVFELSGQGGNDRFIFINNGVKFILAREGDDFFRISGEFNIYSWQIREYNDLSGKDILQPGQKVYLEKKKRKAIYDFHKVQPGESLHSISQDYGIRLKALCRLNNLKTSDKLKGGLRLSLK
- the rsmG gene encoding 16S rRNA (guanine(527)-N(7))-methyltransferase RsmG, whose product is MNSDLIIRYFPDLSTHQINQFEQLGPLYQEWNALINVISRQDIDNLYERHVLHSLGIAKVIDFKPRTKILDAGTGGGFPGIPLAILFPQAHFHLIDSTAKKLTVVQNIAGETGLNNITTEHSRLEDHRGVYDFIVSRAVTSLPEFSRLVSHLLSDVSNNAISNGILYLKGGDIDKELKSMEAWGHGGMEAGKHSIYPLSDFFTEEFFLTKKVIHIY
- a CDS encoding MFS transporter, whose product is MVEAIRKTLRDSKVARWTALAVVAFTMLTGYYLTDVMAPLKGLLEGQLQWDSSEFGFFTSAYGWFNVFLLMLIIGGIILDKMGVRFTGLMAAMIMVAGTAIKYWAVSTHSLDGTTWHILFWEAKAQVFMAGLGFAIFGVGVEVAGITVSKIIVKWFKGKELALAMGLEMATARLGTALALSTSVPIAKAFNNVSAPILVCLIMLCIGLIAFIIYTFMDKKLDASQAVYDAANKTVDTEEAFRISDIWKIVGNKGWWYIAILCVLFYSAVFPFLKYATDLMVQRFNINEDVAGIIPAMLPFGTILLTPLFGNLYDRKGKGATIMIIGSILLIFVHTMFAIPFINQWFIAILLILVLGVGFSLVPSAMWPSVPKIIPEKQLGTAYALIFWVQNWGLMGVPALIGWVLNKYCFFGYFAIMGTGFITHQGDNVVKLATFDQNVYDLTTVGSISRKDTTVQVNRFIQDANGNVTSIVVSTGDTIQRIHISDKAFKKVEKRKEVKVPLYSYEDKGRIDHFITNKGENVTKYNNVASFYNYTIPMIIFTSLGILALIFAFLLKAEDKKKGYGLEKPNIQK
- a CDS encoding PKD domain-containing protein, with protein sequence MNLNHLRFTIALLITMVLFGFSSWAQISEGGIPLSFTTNNLAFQFDQKEFAKPDMAQLVLEDQLNAESKFPSPERMAVSVPVNLDLKTAGSWETLADGLLIWRLKITVPGALALGVYYDHFHMPEGSKLFLYNEAKTQVIGAFTSQNNHESGLFATEFIQGETVTLEYTEPAGTIEEAVISISEVAYAYRFIEFSNNGRDQSWPCMINVACSEGDGWGDQIKGIARLLTKIGYNYYWCSGSLINNTSNNRIPYLLTAEHCGTGASTSDLNQWMFYFNYQSATCTGNYGSSGNTVTGCALKAKDPLTTGFDGGDFELVQLNGTPPSSYNVYYNGWNRTNIPADSGVCLHHPNGDIKKISTYLTPMISSTSWNGTPSHWRITWSATEHGRSIMQPGSSGSPIFDQDHYIMGDLSGGYETNSCDTPSPAWYGKVWYGWDQNGNTPATRLKDWLDPTNTGISKQPGLSSQILPPVVDFTSDTTHVNQYTPVQFTDLTTGNPATSWTWSFPGATPDSSNEQNPSVTYNEYGVFDVSLTVENPDGTDTETKTGYMTVDQVLAPEADFIASQVEITEGEMIDFTDFSVNNPIAWTWVFEGGEPITSNDQNPDSVVYSTPGVFDVTLTSANNAGSDTELKENYITVNAGLPPTSDFYADVTEIEVGDTVNFFDLSIGGPTQWTWTFEGATPGGSGQQNPIDIVYPTEGAFNVQLRTKNTFGNNTMLKEDYIAVGNVSVKEMSHNQGAVIYPNPSHGEVRVRLLGGMEAWGHGGMVEVSVINSIGNVIMTINNDLSDRELAIDLGDQPDGLYIIRIMSDDRSVQKKLSLFK
- the rfaD gene encoding ADP-glyceromanno-heptose 6-epimerase; protein product: MSKIVVTGAAGFIGSCLVGKLNNKGYKDIILVDDFSHPEKENNYIHKAYLEKVDRDLFSGWIENHANEVEFVFHMGARTDTTESDRSVFDKLNLNYSKSVWNACVRHGIRLIYASSAATYGMGELGYDDDHRIVEKLRPLNLYGESKNDFDKWVLSQHQSPQFWAGIKFFNVYGPNEYHKGRMASVIFHAYHQIMKTGMVRLFRSHNPDFKDGEQLRDFIFVRDVIDVLFFLFKRGEQSGLYNLGTAKARTFLDLARATFHALDFPENIVFIDTPADIRDKYQYFTEARMEKLRSAGYDNSFYSLEEGIEEYVVEFLKNERYF
- a CDS encoding T9SS type A sorting domain-containing protein, which translates into the protein MKLSFIIFILFLTSSPLPLFPQISQGGMPASFNRSLLVDIPEVSLPVPAFDKIRAEDDEAEKQGFPRRVGVAVKAGIDVIRDGKLDVLPDGTHIWRISVSCNGALAISPYFDDFSLIGGCRMFVYDESKKVILGAYTFFNNKENRLFSTELVPGDHLVIEINADPAITALPSCVVSEISYVYRDLPDFVRNRGTADDCEVNINCPEGDNWQNQKRGVARIYVKHDGGFFWCTGSLLNNILKNREPYFLTADHCAPDVTPAELSEWIFYFNFEAPGCENPTFNPTPNSLDGAVKLANANTNGSDFLLLRFDNEVPENYEPYFNGWNIDNQASPNGVTIHHPAGDIKKISTYTVPLQSSQWSGTLGTHWLVYWSETESGWGVTEGGSSGSPLFDYAGKIVGTLTGGQAACDSDGGGAGTGPDQPDYYGKFSYSWDQNGSEPSRQLKYWLDPLNSGVTSLTGMNASLTAAFLADKTLLLIGNTVKYSNLSSGLPVSWEWTFEGGDPESYSGAEPPEIKYLAGGMFDTKLIVSDGADYDTLLLTDYIHVVGKVFPNPVSDFVNIYLEAELPVVIKAEVFNIIGQKVLEKEFPDQDSRLLTIDLSSLSAGIYVVRLQVKQQFIWAKVMVSRLGPSK